One part of the Artemia franciscana unplaced genomic scaffold, ASM3288406v1 Scaffold_3158, whole genome shotgun sequence genome encodes these proteins:
- the LOC136043132 gene encoding histone-lysine N-methyltransferase, H3 lysine-79 specific-like, producing the protein MLPKIEHQDESMEQSKGRLAVQKERARLGMCNLRQQRRVEEPREQRETRLAVDRESKKRRLGEDLPEQRETRLDAERESEKRRRVEELPEQRENGLATQRDNAKRKRAEESQEQLENRLEAQRDNAKRKHAEESQERRGNYHLAFK; encoded by the coding sequence atgttaccaaaaattgaacaCCAGGACGAATCAATGGAGCAAAGCAAAggcaggcttgcggttcaaaaagaaagggccagattaggaatgtgcaatttacgtcaacaaaggcgaGTCGAGGAACCACgagagcaacgtgaaaccagacttgcagttgacagagaaagtaaaaaaagaaggcttggCGAGGatctaccagagcaacgcgaaaccagacttgatgctgaaagagaaagtgaaaaaagaaggcgtgtcgaggaactaccagagcaacgtgaaaacggACTTGCgactcaaagagataatgccaaaagaaagcgtgccgaagaatcacaagaacaacttgaaaacaggcttgaggctcaaagagataatgccaaaagaaagcatgccgaggaatcacaagagcgaCGTGGAAATTATCACCTGGCTTTCAAGTAG